In Spirosoma aureum, a single genomic region encodes these proteins:
- the cobA gene encoding uroporphyrinogen-III C-methyltransferase encodes MQPKLTLVGAGPGDGELITLKGIRTLRQADVVLYDDLANATLLEFAPERSLKLYVGKRAGKASFTQDEINELIIRLAQEHGHVVRLKGGDPYVFGRGFEEYDYARQYGICCEVVPGVSSSIAVAASQGIPVTSRGVSESFWVITGTTRHGELADDMRLAVQSKATVVVLMGMSKLREICAMYCQAGRGYMPMAVIQNGTRADEQCVVGQVWNIPQLVAEQGVGAPAVLIIGEVVSLHPSYVAECLRNAGVAI; translated from the coding sequence ATGCAGCCAAAGCTTACACTCGTGGGGGCGGGTCCCGGCGACGGCGAATTGATCACCTTGAAAGGGATCAGGACGCTACGGCAAGCCGATGTCGTTTTATACGACGATCTTGCCAATGCTACTTTACTGGAGTTCGCACCGGAGCGATCCCTTAAATTATATGTAGGGAAGAGGGCTGGAAAAGCATCGTTTACGCAGGACGAAATCAACGAACTGATTATTCGCCTGGCGCAGGAGCATGGGCATGTTGTCCGGCTTAAAGGCGGTGATCCGTATGTATTTGGGCGCGGATTTGAAGAGTATGACTACGCCCGTCAGTATGGAATCTGCTGTGAAGTAGTACCGGGTGTATCGAGCAGTATTGCCGTAGCAGCTTCGCAGGGTATTCCGGTGACCAGCCGGGGTGTGAGCGAAAGCTTCTGGGTAATTACGGGCACAACCCGCCATGGTGAACTGGCCGACGATATGCGGTTGGCCGTTCAATCCAAAGCAACGGTGGTTGTGCTGATGGGAATGAGTAAATTAAGAGAAATATGTGCCATGTATTGTCAGGCCGGGCGTGGTTATATGCCCATGGCGGTCATACAGAACGGTACGCGCGCTGATGAACAGTGCGTGGTTGGTCAGGTCTGGAATATACCTCAGCTGGTGGCAGAGCAGGGCGTGGGGGCGCCCGCTGTGCTGATTATCGGGGAGGTCGTTTCGCTTCATCCGTCCTATGTGGCGGAGTGTTTGCGTAACGCTGGCGTGGCCATCTAG
- the nirB gene encoding nitrite reductase large subunit NirB: MNTNKNNRIVVIGNGMVGYKFCEKLIAKQKNGQQFTLTVFGEEPRVAYDRVHLSAYFAGKTADDLTLAPENWYAENGIQLYLSDPAVNIDRERKEVRSHHGLVVPYDYLILATGSGAFVPPVAGVEKDGVFVYRTIEDLDLIQSYARKAKKGAVLGGGLLGLEAAKALLDLGIEETHVVEFATRLMPRQIDDAGSGILQRQLESLGLTIHLSKSTQEITGEDTITGMQFADGSKLDVDMLVISAGIRPRDELARSAGLDTHPRGGIIVDNFLQTSDPSIFAIGECAVAHHMIYGLVAPGYEMAEVVALQLIGESKEFKPFDMSTKLKLIGTDVASFGNPFVEGPDCRTIVYENKAKGVYKRVNISADGRELLGGILVGDADQYNMLLQTCKNKTILPPNPEDLILGSRGGEDSGAGIMSLPDDALICSCEAITKATLCHEISQNGHNTVDALKKATKACTGCGGCTPMVKDIIQGVLKQQGIYVRNILCEHFDYTRQELLDLVKINGLKTYGTVLDQFGHGDGCEVCKPAIASILASLWNENILEKGRATIQDSNDRFLANIQKGGTYSVVPRIPGGEITPDKLIVIGLVAKKYGLYTKITGGQRIDLFGAHVGDLPNIWEELIAAGFESGHAYGKSLRTVKSCVGSTWCRYGVQDSVSFAIEVEDRYKGVRSPHKIKSGVSGCIRECAEAQSKDFGIIATEKGWNLYVGGNGGSKPQHAQLLASDVDKETCIRYIDRFLMFYIKTADPLTRTATWLNKLEGGMTYLKAVVLDDVLGIADDLEKEMQLLVDTFKCEWTEVVENPELRKRFTHFVNVPEKKDPTVQFDALRDQKRAKEWA; this comes from the coding sequence ATGAACACAAACAAAAACAATCGAATCGTTGTCATTGGTAATGGCATGGTAGGCTATAAGTTCTGCGAGAAATTAATAGCCAAACAAAAAAATGGGCAGCAGTTTACACTAACTGTTTTTGGAGAAGAACCCCGTGTTGCCTACGATCGGGTTCACCTAAGTGCCTACTTTGCAGGTAAAACAGCCGATGATCTGACGCTGGCACCCGAAAATTGGTACGCCGAGAATGGTATACAGCTTTACCTGAGCGATCCGGCAGTTAATATTGATCGGGAGCGTAAAGAAGTTCGTTCTCATCATGGCCTGGTAGTTCCCTATGACTATCTGATACTGGCCACTGGCTCCGGCGCGTTTGTACCACCCGTAGCCGGAGTCGAAAAAGATGGTGTTTTTGTTTATCGTACGATTGAAGATCTCGACCTCATTCAATCCTATGCGCGTAAGGCAAAAAAAGGTGCGGTTCTGGGCGGTGGCTTATTAGGTCTGGAAGCGGCCAAAGCCCTTCTTGATTTAGGCATAGAAGAGACGCATGTCGTCGAGTTTGCCACCCGCCTGATGCCCCGCCAGATCGATGATGCCGGTTCGGGTATTTTGCAGCGCCAGCTCGAATCACTGGGCCTGACGATTCACCTCTCTAAAAGTACCCAGGAAATTACGGGCGAAGATACCATAACAGGTATGCAATTTGCCGACGGATCCAAACTGGATGTCGATATGCTGGTCATTTCGGCTGGTATTCGCCCCCGCGATGAATTAGCCAGATCGGCGGGACTCGATACACACCCACGCGGGGGAATTATTGTCGATAATTTCCTGCAAACGTCCGATCCATCCATTTTTGCCATTGGCGAATGTGCCGTTGCTCATCACATGATTTATGGGCTGGTTGCTCCCGGCTATGAAATGGCCGAGGTGGTTGCCCTGCAACTCATCGGCGAGTCAAAAGAGTTTAAGCCCTTCGACATGTCGACCAAACTGAAGCTGATCGGCACCGACGTCGCTTCTTTTGGTAATCCTTTTGTGGAAGGACCAGACTGTCGGACAATCGTTTATGAAAACAAAGCCAAGGGCGTTTATAAACGCGTTAATATATCAGCCGATGGCAGGGAGCTTTTAGGTGGTATTCTGGTGGGAGACGCCGATCAGTATAATATGCTGTTGCAGACCTGTAAGAATAAAACCATTTTACCACCCAATCCCGAAGACCTGATCCTGGGTTCCCGCGGTGGTGAAGATTCGGGAGCGGGCATTATGAGCTTACCCGACGATGCGCTGATCTGCTCCTGCGAAGCTATAACGAAAGCCACACTTTGCCATGAAATTAGCCAGAATGGCCATAACACCGTCGACGCACTGAAAAAAGCCACCAAAGCCTGCACCGGTTGCGGAGGTTGTACGCCAATGGTTAAAGATATCATTCAGGGCGTTTTGAAGCAGCAGGGAATTTACGTACGGAATATCCTCTGCGAACACTTTGACTATACGCGTCAGGAATTACTGGATCTGGTGAAAATCAACGGACTGAAAACCTATGGCACCGTTCTGGATCAGTTCGGACATGGCGATGGATGCGAAGTTTGTAAACCTGCCATAGCGTCAATTCTGGCCAGCCTCTGGAATGAAAACATACTGGAAAAAGGCCGGGCAACAATTCAGGACTCTAATGATCGCTTTCTGGCTAACATTCAGAAAGGCGGAACGTACTCCGTAGTGCCACGCATTCCGGGTGGCGAAATCACCCCCGATAAGTTAATCGTTATTGGTCTGGTCGCAAAAAAGTATGGTCTTTATACGAAAATTACGGGCGGACAGCGGATCGATCTGTTCGGTGCACACGTCGGTGATTTGCCAAACATTTGGGAGGAATTAATTGCCGCCGGTTTTGAAAGTGGCCACGCATACGGTAAATCACTGCGCACCGTAAAAAGTTGTGTAGGCAGCACCTGGTGCCGGTATGGCGTTCAGGATTCTGTTTCGTTCGCGATTGAAGTTGAGGATCGGTATAAAGGCGTTCGGTCTCCGCATAAGATCAAGTCGGGTGTATCGGGCTGTATCCGCGAATGCGCCGAAGCCCAAAGTAAAGATTTTGGCATTATAGCTACTGAAAAAGGCTGGAACCTGTATGTAGGCGGTAACGGCGGCTCCAAACCCCAGCACGCCCAGTTACTGGCTTCCGATGTCGATAAGGAAACCTGCATTCGGTACATTGACCGGTTCCTGATGTTTTACATCAAAACGGCCGACCCACTCACCCGCACTGCAACCTGGCTCAACAAATTAGAGGGAGGAATGACCTACCTGAAAGCCGTTGTTCTGGACGATGTTTTGGGCATAGCCGATGATCTGGAAAAAGAGATGCAACTACTCGTCGACACCTTCAAATGTGAATGGACGGAAGTGGTTGAAAATCCAGAGCTCCGCAAGCGATTCACTCACTTTGTGAACGTTCCTGAGAAGAAAGACCCCACTGTTCAATTCGATGCCCTGCGCGATCAGAAACGCGCGAAAGAATGGGCTTAG